One part of the Pecten maximus chromosome 9, xPecMax1.1, whole genome shotgun sequence genome encodes these proteins:
- the LOC117334801 gene encoding uncharacterized protein LOC117334801, which yields MFLKSFAQRLSVQKCSMRSTLGEKPIAQDLRAFVERLIIIEIQREAFSREINCLLNGKELQKDSSILSLNPFIDNDGIVRVGGRLNNADLSKMEKNPVLIPRRHHVATLLIRHYHDKVRHQGRLLTEGAIRNAGFWIVGCRRMINSYLRECVRCLELRGKQHFPKMADLPCDRLDPAPPFSFIGIDVFGPWTVLSRKTHGGQAHSKRWVVIFTCLVIRAIHIEVIQEMTSSSFINALRRFISLRGEIKLIRSDCGTNFVGAAKDIGANIIDIEEPNLKAFLAQKGNSWRFNPPHSSHMGGVWERLIGISRKILDSLLLDVPHKNFTHEVLSTFMAEVCSIINARPLTRVPSDPESPMPLTPSTLLTLKTNHTVESFCIEEFSPMDLYKSQWRCVQQLANCFWKRWKNEFLSSLQARRKWQNESKNVTEGDIVLVRDKTLHRNEWPMAVISKAIPSEDGRVRKVEVRVWRDKVYLRPVTEEVVLVPKGLE from the coding sequence ATGTTCCTGAAGAGTTTTGCCCAGAGACTATCAGTTCAGAAATGCAGCATGAGATCTACACTGGGAGAGAAGCCGATTGCACAGGATTTGAGAGCTTTCGTCGAGAGACTCATTATAATAGAAATACAGAGAGAGGCATTCAGTAGGGAAATAAATTGTTTACTGAATGGCAAGGAGCTCCAGAAGGACAGTAGTATCCTGAGTTTGAATCCTTTCATTGACAATGATGGTATTGTTAGGGTTGGAGGACGCTTGAACAATGCTGACCTCAGCAAAATGGAGAAAAATCCTGTTTTGATCCCTAGACGTCATCATGTAGCAACATTATTAATTCGTCACTATCACGACAAAGTCAGACACCAAGGCCGCCTTCTGACTGAAGGAGCAATACGAAACGCTGGGTTTTGGATCGTTGGATGTCGACGCATGATAAACTCGTATCTTCGTGAGTGTGTCCGGTGTTTGGAATTACGAGGAAAGCAACACTTTCCTAAGATGGCCGATCTTCCATGCGATCGGTTGGATCCAGCTCCCCCATTCAGTTTCATTGGAATAGACGTTTTCGGACCATGGACTGTCCTCAGTAGGAAAACGCATGGTGGGCAGGCTCATTCGAAGAGATGGGTTGTGATTTTTACATGTTTAGTCATCCGTGCTATTCATATAGAGGTGATTCAAGAAATGACATCATCCAGCTTCATAAACGCACTTCGTCGTTTCATTTCATTAAGAGGAGAGATCAAACTCATTCGATCGGATTGTGGAACCAACTTTGTTGGAGCAGCAAAAGATATTGGTGCAAACATTATTGATATCGAAGAACCCAATCTTAAAGCCTTCTTAGCACAGAAAGGCAACTCTTGGAGGTTCAACCCGCCTCATTCATCCCACATGGGTGGGGTCTGGGAGCGTCTGATTGGCATTTCGCGGAAAATTCTTGATTCACTCCTTTTGGATGTTCCGCACAAAAACTTTACACATGAAGTCCTCTCTACATTCATGGCAGAGGTTTGTTCCATTATAAACGCGAGGCCCCTTACACGTGTTCCATCGGACCCGGAGTCTCCTATGCCACTGACACCATCAACCTTGTTGACATTGAAGACGAATCATACAGTGGAGTCCTTCTGTATTGAGGAATTCTCTCCGATGGATCTTTACAAAAGTCAGTGGAGGTGCGTTCAACAACTCGCGAACTGCTTCTGGAAAAGGTGGAAGAATGAATTTCTTTCATCTCTACAGGCAAGACGGAAGTGGCAGAACGAAAGCAAAAATGTTACTGAAGGAGACATTGTCCTCGTCCGAGACAAAACGCTACATCGTAACGAGTGGCCAATGGCCGTCATTAGTAAAGCCATTCCTAGTGAAGATGGTCGCGTCCGCAAGGTGGAAGTGCGTGTTTGGAGAGATAAAGTTTACCTCCGACCTGTCACTGAGGAGGTAGTTCTTGTGCCCAAAGGATTGGAGTAG